A region of Reichenbachiella carrageenanivorans DNA encodes the following proteins:
- a CDS encoding DinB family protein, whose product MNKIDLIESLIRDTQEVKAEAERLAALSQKELKQKPSPQEWSVLECIEHLNIADAHYISQFDRKLQIAPESEESTFKPGWMGDYFVKSIKPRADGTIPSPMKTLKKFQPEIDVHYDTLSKFIEDQDEIIAALEKSKKLDLNKIKITSAIGSIVTFKLGDAFRFLIGHNQRHMIQAKRALEQVVATV is encoded by the coding sequence ATGAATAAAATTGATCTGATCGAATCGCTCATTAGAGATACTCAAGAAGTAAAAGCTGAAGCCGAACGGTTGGCTGCTTTGTCCCAGAAGGAGTTAAAACAGAAACCTTCACCTCAGGAGTGGTCGGTGCTAGAATGCATCGAACATCTCAATATTGCAGATGCACACTATATCTCCCAGTTTGATCGCAAATTACAAATTGCTCCTGAATCTGAAGAATCAACCTTTAAACCTGGGTGGATGGGTGATTACTTTGTGAAAAGTATCAAACCACGAGCTGATGGTACGATCCCATCACCGATGAAGACCCTGAAGAAATTCCAACCAGAAATAGATGTGCATTATGATACGCTTTCCAAATTCATTGAAGATCAGGATGAGATTATAGCGGCTTTGGAAAAAAGCAAGAAGTTGGATCTGAATAAAATAAAAATCACTTCTGCTATAGGTTCTATCGTTACTTTTAAATTGGGCGATGCTTTTCGGTTTTTAATTGGGCATAACCAGCGCCACATGATTCAGGCAAAGCGTGCACTTGAACAGGTAGTTGCAACAGTTTAG
- a CDS encoding Crp/Fnr family transcriptional regulator, with translation MGALTHLKQRVNSLSELTEHEWEDFACRWKPLSVKKGDYIIRIGQVEHYFYFVHEGVLRAFMINQGVDISIGFTYTGDFSGAYDSFLAQQPTDWSIQATTDASLLRISYADLMDMFDRYKSVERWGRIFNANVLIGIGKRQVEVRSFSAEERFDRLFQQSPHIFQLVSQKHLASYLGMTPETFSRMRKQCMEKS, from the coding sequence ATGGGAGCACTTACACATTTGAAACAACGGGTGAATAGCTTGTCAGAATTGACTGAACATGAATGGGAAGATTTTGCTTGTCGATGGAAACCTTTGTCGGTAAAAAAGGGGGATTACATCATTCGAATAGGGCAAGTCGAACATTATTTTTACTTTGTGCATGAGGGGGTGTTGCGTGCATTTATGATTAACCAAGGCGTAGATATCAGTATTGGTTTTACCTACACGGGGGATTTTTCTGGTGCGTATGATTCCTTTTTGGCACAGCAACCTACCGACTGGAGCATTCAGGCAACTACAGATGCATCATTGCTTCGGATCAGCTATGCTGACCTGATGGATATGTTTGATCGATACAAGTCCGTAGAGCGGTGGGGTAGAATATTCAATGCCAATGTCTTGATAGGTATTGGTAAAAGACAGGTAGAAGTGAGGAGTTTTTCGGCAGAGGAGCGGTTTGATCGGCTGTTTCAGCAAAGCCCACATATTTTTCAATTAGTGTCGCAAAAGCATCTGGCCTCCTATTTGGGTATGACCCCAGAGACCTTTAGTAGGATGCGTAAGCAGTGTATGGAAAAATCGTGA
- a CDS encoding response regulator transcription factor — MNLSEREKQVLELIVEELSSQDIAKKLKISIRTVDTHRKNISKKLQTKSLIGLTKHAIRAGMVAGFRYSNRKQP; from the coding sequence ATGAATCTATCCGAAAGAGAAAAACAAGTATTAGAATTAATCGTCGAGGAGCTATCGTCTCAAGACATTGCCAAAAAATTAAAAATCAGCATTCGTACTGTAGATACACATCGAAAAAACATATCTAAAAAACTCCAAACCAAATCACTCATTGGACTGACCAAACATGCCATACGTGCAGGCATGGTAGCTGGTTTCCGATATTCCAACCGAAAACAGCCTTAA